Part of the Patescibacteria group bacterium genome is shown below.
AGAAGAAATAGAAAAAATCAAATCTAGTTAACAACCTTACTATTTCAATTTATTTTCTCTATCTTCGATTTCCTTGCCTTTTTTTGTGGAACTATGGAAGTAAATAAAAAAAGTTTAAAAGATGCTACAGAAATTGCCTCTCTATTTAGTGCATTAGAAAAAGAATTCAATAAAGTTAATAATACAGATAAGGGTAAAATTAGGTAAGGTATATCGTGTAAAGAAAAGGGAGCCAGACAACTTTTTGCGACATTACTATAAAATCAGCAGGTCATAATAAAGGACAATTAGCCCCGAATGCTGAATTTTGGCACTCTGCCACATCGCCTTATTTGTTTAAATAAGTAATCGTTAATTGCAAAACTGTTGCAAACGAAACCCAGAGCAAATATGGAATGTTGGCATAGACGACCCAGCGGAGTTCAGGCTTTGTGTTCCAAACAGTGCGAAGTGCCCAAATGAGTGTACCGAGAACAAGCAAGATATCAATTGTCGCCAAAAGATTATTTTTCAAACCGAATTGCAAAGGCGTGAAAGCAAAGTTGAAAATAAGATTGAGAGCAAAAGGCAAGGCTACAGCCCATGAAATTTGCTTGATAAATATTTTATAAAACACTGTACCAAAAGAAACCGCAATACTCGCATACAAAACCGCCCACACCGGCCCAAAGAGCCAGCTCGGCGGCGCCCAGCCTGGTTTAATTAGTTGTGAATACCAGTTGTATGTGTTCATAATTTTGTAATTTCCCCCCGAATTCTTGCCTTGCCGTAGCTTGAAAAGCGAAGGAGGGTTAGGGCTTTTCAGACTTTAGGCTAGTAGCTCAAATCAGAGAGGAAATAGAGAAAGTGAAGCCTTGTATGGCTATTTCAGGCTAATTTACTTTTTATCAGAACCATCAATAGAACTACGGCTATATTTTAATTCTAGCAATTTTTCTAATAATGGAAAAGTCCTATAAGGCTGTTTAAAACTATCTGATCCCATGTGTCCTTCTCCTTCTCGACAAATAAGTGTTCCACCAGTCTTCTTCCACATATACAAACCTTCTTCTTGGTCAATGGTCCAAGGATCATCTTCAGAGTTAATGTATATCAAGTCTTTCGCAGCTTTTTTAATTTTCTCCCAATTATATTCAGGTTGAAGAATTGGTTGAATTTCTTTATCACCCCTTAGTTTACGAGCAAATCCTGCCACCAATATTGCTTTATGAATAGTAACATTAATATTTTCCAATACACTCAAAACTAATGGTCCTCCTGCTGAATGGCCCATGATAATAGTGTCTTCTGTATATTTTCCCTCAAGAGCAACAGGTAGCCATTTTGAAAGCTCGGGATTGTCTGCATCAGGTAGTTGTGGCACCCACACTTCATAGCCTAACTTTTCAAGAAATACTTTTGTGTTCGGGAACCAATAGGAGTCTGGAGTACAACCTGTGCCATGGAAAATAATTGCGTTTTTCATAGTTTGCCTCCTTTTGCTAACAACTCAATTTCTGAATATAGTTTATCACTCACCTCAATTTCTTCGCTCATAAGTTGTTTAGCTCTC
Proteins encoded:
- a CDS encoding tryptophan-rich sensory protein is translated as MNTYNWYSQLIKPGWAPPSWLFGPVWAVLYASIAVSFGTVFYKIFIKQISWAVALPFALNLIFNFAFTPLQFGLKNNLLATIDILLVLGTLIWALRTVWNTKPELRWVVYANIPYLLWVSFATVLQLTITYLNK
- a CDS encoding alpha/beta hydrolase; the encoded protein is MKNAIIFHGTGCTPDSYWFPNTKVFLEKLGYEVWVPQLPDADNPELSKWLPVALEGKYTEDTIIMGHSAGGPLVLSVLENINVTIHKAILVAGFARKLRGDKEIQPILQPEYNWEKIKKAAKDLIYINSEDDPWTIDQEEGLYMWKKTGGTLICREGEGHMGSDSFKQPYRTFPLLEKLLELKYSRSSIDGSDKK